TTACTGGCCTCCAGCTTGCGCAGCATCGAGTTGTACTCGCTCACCAGCAAGCCAATTTCGTCGTCGCTCGAATGGTAGTCGAGCAGCTCGTTCTCGCCGGTGAGCGTGGTGCGCGTCAGGCGCTGGGTTAGCAGCTTGAGCGGGGCCGTAAGCTGGCGCGTGGCCACAAAAGCCAGCCCCAGAAACACCAGAAACATGAGCGTAAAGATGTTCAGGATGGTCGTAAAAAGTTCCGTCAGCTTGCTGTCCAGCTCTTTCTGCGAGTCGAAAAACGGAATGCCTACGTAGCCCAGCACCGGCCCCGATGGGCCATCGACACTGGCCGCCCGCACGGGCAGGTACAGCGAGTTGAACGAAAGCGAGCCCGCCCGCTCGGTAAGCAGCGTCCGGCTCAGCCCGCGCTCACGCAGCTCTACCAGGGCCTGCGGGTTGAGCAGCGGCCCCAGCAGCCCGGCCTCAAAAATGAGGGGCTGCGAGCTCACCAGCAGCTGCCCGCGTGAGTCGTACAGGTTAAGGTCGGTTTCGGTGAGGGCCGCCACGTTGTGGGCCAGCGCCTGAAGCACCGGCCGGGCCGTCGTATCGGTAAGCTGGTCGCGGCGGCGGAGCAGGCTTTCGAGCGCAATGCGGCCGCGGCGCTCGTAGGTGCGGTGCAAATCGCGGCGGTAGCCCGATATTACCTGGCTGGCCGTAGCCACGCTCACCACCAGCAGCGGAAGAAGAATACCCAGATTGAGCAGCAGCTGAATGCGGGCGCTGAAATTGAACTGCACGCCCCAGCCTTCGCGGCGCAGCAGCAGGTAGGCCCCACCCACCAGCAGCCACACCAGCACATTGAGCAGCAGCTGAAAAGAAAAGTTGGAAAACCAGTCGGCCACCGAGTAGGTACTGGTAGTTACGACGACCACCCGCCGGCCACTGGCGTCACGCATCGCCAGGTGGTGAAAGTCACTGACTATCAGGCCATTTTGATACAACCGCTGGTCGCGCAGCAAAGCGGCTGGCAAGCGGTTGGCATAGTCGAAGTCGCCTTCGCTGTACACCAGCCGCCCCTTGGCATAGCCGGCATAGCTGAGGTCTGCCGCCAGGCCCGGCTGAAAAAACTTCTGGTCGACCAGCAGCTCGGGCAGCACGCTGTAGCTGGCTAGCTGCTTCAGGCTCAGCGTGAGCAGAATGGTGCCAACCGGCGCGGGAGGCCCTATGCCGCCCGGCGCGGGCTGCGTCACGGGTACCACCGCCACGTAGCGGCGCGAGCTAAATGAATTATCCGATTTGAGCAGGTATACGCCTTCCTGGTCGGTAGGCGTAGCCGTGCGCGAGAGCAGCAAGCGCGTCTGGTTGAAGGTCAGGGTATCATCGGCTTCGCCGCCCACGGGTTGCCCGCTGGGGTCAAACAGGTCTACCGACTCTTCGTATTTATCAAAATAGCTGCGCAGGTACTGCCGCTCGATGCGCCGCCGGATGGCCTCGGTGCGCACCGGCGTTGTGGTAAACAGGCGGGCAACCAGGGGGTCGCTGGCCAGCCGGCGCAACCGCTGCCCCAGCAGGAATTCTCCCTGCAAATCATTATCAACTAAGAGATTGGTAGCCAGCCGCTGCTTATCCAGCAAGAGCTGGTGCTCAAACTGCCCGTATAACGCCGCCGCGCCGGTAGCCGAGGCCAGCCCCAGCAGCAACAGAAACAGCAAATAGGCGGGGCCACGCTGCACCGGCCGCCCGGCCAGCTGCCCGAGGCGCGCCAGCACCAGGTACAGACAAGCCATGCCCGCCAGCAGCAGGTAGCCCCGATGCAGCCCGCCACCCAGGCCCAGCAGCAGCACGGCCAGGCTGCCCCCACCCCACAGCAGCAGGCGGCGCGGCAGGCGGCGCAGGTCGGGCAGCAACAGCTCCGTACAGAGGTAAAAGCCAGTTACGAAAGCCGCCGTGTGCAGCAGTACCGCCAGCAGCAGTACCAGCCGGAACCCACTCACCTGCATGCTCTGCGTAATATCAAGGCTAAGCTGATTATTACTAAACGCACTACAGTAGTAGCTATATAAGGACCCCAGCGAAACTATAAACCCCGCCAGGGCAGGTAGCCCCCAGCGCCCGGCCGGCGCCCGGCCGGCCCGTGCTGGCAGCTCGTAGTGATGGCTCATCAGCACCAGGCTACCCGCCAGCAGCACGGCCAGCAGGCCATTGAGCAGCAAGTCGCCCAGCGAAGGGGCCCAGCCCGACACGGCATACACCCGCGGGTCGAACAGGGGCAGCTCCAGCCAAGCGTAAGGCAGCCCCAGATACAGCAGCACGAGCCGTAGCACCAGCGGCGTGCCCGCCAGCACTACCAGGGCCAACGCCACCTGCCCCTGCTGCCACCAGCGGCGCACCAGCCCCAGCCAGCCCACCGTATAAAAAGCAATACCCAGCACGAGCAGTGCCAGCGGCAGCAAGCGCCCGGCTAAGGCATTACCCGGCAGCTGCACCACCGAAAACAGGTATTGCCCCTGTGTATCGACCAGGGCAGCCACCAGCCCGTTGGCGGCGTTGGGCTGCACCGGCGCGGCCCGTACCTGCACCTCCATCCCTTGCAGCAGGGCCGGCGCGGCTCCCTCACGCAAGTAGCGGTTGCTAATGCCGTAGTGCCGGGCCAGGGGCACGTAAACCAGCACCACCACCGGCCCCAGGGCCCGGCGCACTACTAAAAACTCGCCCAGCGTCGTTTCAGTAAGCCGCTCGGCCCGGGGGTCGGCCAGCTCCGCGCTGGTGGGCTCGGGGCCCGAGGCCGACCAGCCGGCTATCTGCCCATTCACGGCCACAAAGGTCGGGTAAGAGCACTCCGTCAGCAGGCGGCTGAAATCGGGGGCGGCCGGAGGCTGGCACTCTAGTGCTACGCGCCCGGCCTCGCGCCCGGCCGTAGCGGCGGCCTGGTTTACCAGGTTTTGCAGGTGAGCTGCGTTGGGCGAAAGCAGGCTGTTATCCGAAAACTGCCCATAGTTATTTGCCAGCCAGCTGCCCACAAAGCTTAGCAGTGCCAGCAGCAGCAGCACCAGCGGCCAGGAGCGAGCAAACGAAAATCGAACCGGCAACAAAGACAAAGCAGAAAATTAAAGGCTAACGTGGGCAGCCCGACAAAAACCAGGCCGGCCAACTACTGCAAGCTACTGCCGGATACCGGCTTTAGCCCAGGCCACAAGCATAAAAAAACCGTTGGCCCAGCTATAAGGCCGGGCCAACGGTTGCTGCACTCAATTTCGGCTTAAAACTTGGCCGGCCGCTTCGGATGCGTGCGACGGTACCAGAAGAAGCCTACGGCTCCCATCAAAATGTAAGGCACCGTCATCATGTACACAATGCCTTTGTTGAGGCCTGCTACGTCGTAGTCATCTTTCTCAGCCCGAGCGGCTTCCACCTGGCTTTTGCACATTACGCACTGGGCGGCGGCAGGCAGTACGGTAGCCAGGGCCATAAAGCTCAGCACCAGCCCTAAAATTATTTTTTTCATATATATTATTAAATTAATTAATTGACCTTAGACTACCGGGTAATACGGCGCAATCATGAAATATACGATGACGCCCGTTACCGAGACGTAAAGCCAAATGGGAAAGGTCCACCGGGCAATGCGCTTATGCTTGGTGTACTGGCCGGTCAGCGCGAAGTATAAGGTAAAGAGAACCAAGGCCACCGTGACGGCGGCCAGGCTGATGTGCGTGAGCAGCAACAGAAAATAAATGGCTTTCACTGCCCCAACACCGCCAAAATGCGTGCTCTCGACCTGCGAGTGGTAGGCGACGTAAGAAATTAAAAACAAGCCGCCCAGCGCGAAAGCCGTGCCCATGGCCGTGCGGTGTGCCAGCACGTTTTTCTGCCTGATAAAGTAAAAGCCGGTCAGTAACGCTACGGCCGTTAGCGAGTTGAGGGCGGCATTGACCGCGGGCAGCGCGTGCAGATACACATCGGCCCCCTGAATGCGGAAGATATTTTTGAAGTAAAACAGCACGGCTACCAGCAGCGGTACTACTACGCCCAGCGTCCCCAGAATAACCTTATACTTGGTATAGTCGCCGGGCTCCAGCACAGGCGGGTGTAGCTGCTCAGTCGCGGTTGTCATAGCTATAAAGCAAAACGTTGAGTTCGGTAATCAGGCGCTCGACCTCGTATTTGTCGGTGGCGTCGTAGTAGCCCCGCACATGCTGGGCTTTATCTAGCAACAACAGCCGGCCGGGCAGCAGGTTCGCGGGTTCGGTAGCGGGCCGAAAGGGAAAGTGCTCGGGCCGCAGGGCAGTTTGGCCAAACTCGTACTGCGCCAGCTGCCGCAGCGTGTCGGCCGGGGCTGCTGCAATCAGCCATTTACCGCTTATGGTGCCGTACTGTTCGCTTAGCTTTTCAAGCTGCGCATCGGTAGCGGCAGTACTGGCGGCAGTGGGCACCAGCGTAACCATCCGCACCCGGGGTTCGGGCCGGAACCGCTCCTGAATGCGGGCCAGCACGCGAGCAGCCGGCGCACCTGCTTCGCCGGGCGCGTAAAACTGCACTACATACATGCCTTGGCCCAGCTCTGCGCTCGTCAGCGTGCGCCCGCCCACTGTGCGCAGGCGAAACGGCCGTACCCGGTGAAAAACAGTATCGCGCTGCCACCCTCCAGCCGAGGTGCGGACCGAGTCCGCCCGCTCGGGCAAGTAGGTTGGCAGCGCGTAATGATTGCGGCCAAAGCCGTATAGGAATAAGAACGCCAGCACCGGCACCAGCAACAGCAGGCCCAGCAAGATAGTCTGGCGTGGTCGCATCCTGCTTTAGCTGCTAAACATGTGCGAAAGGACTTCGCCTACGTACGAGCCTTCCGTTACGAGGGCCACTACCAGCCACACCAGCAGCGCCGTCGGTATCAGAATCGTCCAGATAAGACTCTTTACCTCGTGTTTCAGGTGCATAAACTCTCCCACAATAAAGAAAGCCTTGAGCAGCGTCATCACGATGAAGATACTATTGCGGAACGTCCGCAGGCCCGGCGAGGTCATCGAGAAGGCAATGGCAAACTCTATTGCCGTGATAACAACCAGAATCCAGAAGGTCTTCCAAATCCAGGCGGTATTGGGCTTGGGAATTTCACCGGTAAAGGCGCTTTGTTCGGTAGCAGCGTGAGCAGACATATAGTTTAAAGTCAGGAGTTATGAATTAGGAGTTATGAGTCTGACTCTAGCAGTTGAAAGGCCAACTCATAACCCTTAACTCATAATTTTTAACTCAATTAAACGAGGTAGAAGAACGTGAAGACAAATACCCATACCAGGTCTACGAAGTGCCAGTAGAGGCCGATTTTCTCAATCATCTCGTAATGACCGCGCTTTTCAAAGGTGCCGTTGGTGGTAGCGATAAAGCACCATACCAGCAGGCAAACCCCCGAAAATACGTGGGTACCGTGGAAGCCGGTAATAAAGAAGAACAGGTCGCCAAACAGCGGCGGGCCGTACTGATTCATCACCAGGTTAGCACCGTGAAAGATGGTGCCATCGGCCATGCGCGTGCCCTCTTCGTGGCCACCGATAAAGTGGGTCCACTCAATGGCCTGGCTGCAGAGAAACATGCTGCCAAACAAAATGGTCCACAACAGCCACTTCTGCACATCAGCCTTGTCCATCCGGTGGCCGGCCTCTACGGCCAGTACCATCGTTACGGAGCTGAAAATAAGAATCATGGTCATCAGCGCCACGAACGCCAGCGGCAGGTCTACGCCATGCATACCGGGAAAGGCATTAAATACCTTTTCCGGGATTGGCCAATGCGCGGTGCTAAAGAAAAAGTCCTTTGCCTGCCCCGTGAATACCCCGTGCTTGTGGCGAATGAGGCCGTAGGCCGTCAGAAATGCGCCGAAAGTGAAGGTATCCGAGAGCAGGAAAATCCACATCATCAGCTTGCCGTAGCTTGCCTTGAAGGGTTCATTGCCGCCGTCCCAGGTGCCGGTGCGGGGGGCATCGACGTAGGCGGCAGAGGCAGCGGTGGGCTGCAAAGTAGTGGAGTGGGCCATAACGGACAACAGATGGACAGGCGGGCTTTACGCCAAATTCCCGTTTAGTGGTTCAAAAGTAGGAACAAATACAGGTACAGCCAAAGCCCGCCCAGGAAGTGCCAGTATAAGGTAGCGTTACCAATCGAAAGCATTGCGCGCGAATGCACCTGATAATTAAGGCTTCGCTTCAAAACTACGGCCACAAAAATGAGGCCCGTGATAAGGTGGAAAGCGTGTACGCCCATCAATACATACACGAAAGAACCCGACGGATTGGCATCGGCCCCGCCGAAGAAGGTGTGGCCGGCCACCAGGTCGCCCCACGAGTGAACCTGCCCAAACAAAAATACTATGCCCAGCACCATCGTCAGCAGCAGCCCCAGGTGCGTGCGCTTCACCTCGTCGTGCTTGGCCGAATAGTAAGCCCACTGCATAGCCGCGCTGCTGAGCGCAATGACGACGGAATTGAAGAGCAAGCTTACGGGCAGGTCAAACTCGCGCCAGTTGCCTTCATCACGCCGCACTATATAGCCGCTGGTGAAAGCGGCAAACATCATTACAATGCTGAAAATAAGCAGAACGAGGAGTACCCGCTTGGGGTGCCAGCCCAGGCCCAGCTCCTTATCCGCATAAATTGCTTCGGAAGTCTTCATGTTATAATGAGTAAATAAGTAGTAGCTCTCGGTTGCCAACCGGCCTGTTGTCCGTTGGCTTACTAACAACTGACAACAAAAAACTGGCAACTATAAATCAAACTTTATCTAAAAGCAGCGCAATCTGCACAATGGGCAGGTAGAGAAACGACGCAAACATGATACTCAGCGCGGCCTTACGGTCCTGGGTGCGCATCAGGCGCACCGTAAGCAGCGTAAACAGTACTCCGCACACCAGCGCCACCACCGCCGACGTACGGCCCGAGATACCCAGCACGAGCGGCAGCAGCGACACCGGAATCAGCAGCACCGTGTAGGTCATTATCTGAAATGCCGTGCGCAGGTCGCGCTCGCCCGGTGTAGGAAGCATCTTGAAGCCGGCCCGCTTATAGTCGTCATCAGCCACCCAGGCAATGGCCCAGAAGTGCGGAAACTGCCACATAAACTGAATACCGAACAGCACCCAGGCAGCTTCCCCTATATAGCCGGTAGCTGCTACCCAGCCAATGAGCGGCGGCAGTCCCCCCGGAATCGCTCCTACGGCCACGCACACCGGCGATACCGTTTTGAGCGGCGTGTATATAAACCCGTAAAGAATCAGCGATAGCAGCGAGAGAGCCGCCGAGAGTGGGTTAAAATAATACGCCAGCATACCCAGCCCTACCACGGCCAGCAGAACGCAAAATACCCAGGCTTCGGTGGGCGAGAGGCGGCCAGTGGGCAGGGGCCGGTTCTCGGTACGGCGCATCAGCTTATCAAGGTCTTTCTCGAATATCTGGTTGATGATATTGGCCGCGCCCGTTACGAGCAGGCCGCCCAGCAGTACCAGCAGCGCCCGCCCCCAGCTTGGTGTAGCCGACCCCAACAGGTAACCCAGCGCGCTGGAAAACGCAACCGTAAAGGATAGCCGAAACTTGATGAGCTGAAAATAGGCGCGGGCCTTCGTCATTAACCAGATAAAATTACCGCTGCAAAGGTACGCCCTACCGGGGCTAGGGCGGGTACTTAGTTCGCTTCTTGTAGGGGCGGTGCTCCGGCAAACGCCCCTACCCGCACCAGCCGCCGCAGAGCCAGCAGCGTCAAAAACTGAGTACCAAAGAGCAGGGTTGCCAGGGTCAGGTGTATGGGCTGCACAAAAGCGGGCAGCGCGAAATAAGCCAGCGTAATGCCCGCCACCAGTTCCAGCCCTAACAGGACCCCGGTAGCCGCTACCAGTTGCCGCAGCCCCGCAGTATCCAGCTGCCAGAGCTGGAAGCCAATATACACGTTGGCCAGCACCAGGATGGCCGAGAGTGTACGATGCGCCTCAAAAACGCTACCCAGCGCCTCAATCCAGGTACTACGATGCCCGTAGCCAGCCGCCGATGCAATCCGGTCTATCTCCTCGCGCACCTGCGTACCTAGTATTATCTGTACGAAGGTGAGTAGCAGCGCACCCCACATCAGCCAGCGCAGGCCAGTGGCAGTGGCCAGCGCTTCGTCTTCCTCGCCCCCTAGGGTTTCCAGCTCCAGTTGGCGGTCAAGCTCGGCTTCGGCCCCGCCCCAGCGGGCCCGGTGTGCCGCATACAGCAGCATAGCCACAATCAACAGCGCCAGCCCCATATGAATTGTCACCATCACGGGCAGCAGGTTGGTCGACACTACCAGCGACCCCAGCCAACCCTGAAAGCCGGTAAGCACCCACGCTCCTACTGCCAGCCCCACCACCGGCCGGTCACGGCGCCAGTATGGCAGCGCTACTACGGCAGTTACAAACACAAAAATGCCAATGAGTGCCCCCAGCAGACGGTTCAAGTATTCAATCCACGTTTTAACAGCATTAAAATCCGTTTCTATATACTGAGTTGGATGGGCAAATATTTCTCCTGCTACCTGCCCAAATCCCATACTCGCCAGTGTGCGCGCCAGTTTCTGGTTTTTAGCTACCCGCTGGGCAGTATACACCTGCTTATAACCAGGGGGTAGCTGGCTGGCCTCCGTAGGTGGCACCCACTGCCCAAAGCACTTGGGCCAATCAGGGCAACCCATACCCGAGCCGGTTGCCCGCACTACGCCCCCTACCAGAATCAGCAGGTAGATACTTATCACCGTCAGGACGCTCCAAAAACGGAAGCGCCGCACAAACTTCAATTCCTTCATAGTATGAGGTGCTACGATTGCCAGGCAGTTCCAAGTACATAAATTGCTTGCAGCCAGCTACAAAATCTGTGAAATCCGCTAAAACCCACGCTAATCCGTGGTCAAAAAGAAACGGGCCGCCGGGATGCGGCGGCCCGTTCAGGCAAAGTCATGCTTGCAGGCTATTCGGCCAACTCGCGCTCGTAAGGCAGGTTTGACGAAGGCGTTTGCGAGTAGGGCACGTTCTGCGGAATGAAGTCCGCTTCTGCCCCCGGCTTGCTATAGTCATAGGGCCAGCGGTAAACAGCCGGAATCTCACCGGGCCAGTTGCCGTGACCAGGCTCGATGGGCGTCGTCCATTCCAGCGTCGTCGAGTTCCACGGGTTTTCAGTAGCCCGACGGCCACGGAAGATACTGTAGAAGAAGTTGAAGATGAAGATAAACTGGGCGAAGAAAGCCAGAATGGCCGCCGCCGA
The sequence above is drawn from the Hymenobacter baengnokdamensis genome and encodes:
- a CDS encoding sensor histidine kinase, producing the protein MSLLPVRFSFARSWPLVLLLLALLSFVGSWLANNYGQFSDNSLLSPNAAHLQNLVNQAAATAGREAGRVALECQPPAAPDFSRLLTECSYPTFVAVNGQIAGWSASGPEPTSAELADPRAERLTETTLGEFLVVRRALGPVVVLVYVPLARHYGISNRYLREGAAPALLQGMEVQVRAAPVQPNAANGLVAALVDTQGQYLFSVVQLPGNALAGRLLPLALLVLGIAFYTVGWLGLVRRWWQQGQVALALVVLAGTPLVLRLVLLYLGLPYAWLELPLFDPRVYAVSGWAPSLGDLLLNGLLAVLLAGSLVLMSHHYELPARAGRAPAGRWGLPALAGFIVSLGSLYSYYCSAFSNNQLSLDITQSMQVSGFRLVLLLAVLLHTAAFVTGFYLCTELLLPDLRRLPRRLLLWGGGSLAVLLLGLGGGLHRGYLLLAGMACLYLVLARLGQLAGRPVQRGPAYLLFLLLLGLASATGAAALYGQFEHQLLLDKQRLATNLLVDNDLQGEFLLGQRLRRLASDPLVARLFTTTPVRTEAIRRRIERQYLRSYFDKYEESVDLFDPSGQPVGGEADDTLTFNQTRLLLSRTATPTDQEGVYLLKSDNSFSSRRYVAVVPVTQPAPGGIGPPAPVGTILLTLSLKQLASYSVLPELLVDQKFFQPGLAADLSYAGYAKGRLVYSEGDFDYANRLPAALLRDQRLYQNGLIVSDFHHLAMRDASGRRVVVVTTSTYSVADWFSNFSFQLLLNVLVWLLVGGAYLLLRREGWGVQFNFSARIQLLLNLGILLPLLVVSVATASQVISGYRRDLHRTYERRGRIALESLLRRRDQLTDTTARPVLQALAHNVAALTETDLNLYDSRGQLLVSSQPLIFEAGLLGPLLNPQALVELRERGLSRTLLTERAGSLSFNSLYLPVRAASVDGPSGPVLGYVGIPFFDSQKELDSKLTELFTTILNIFTLMFLVFLGLAFVATRQLTAPLKLLTQRLTRTTLTGENELLDYHSSDDEIGLLVSEYNSMLRKLEASKRELAAQEKEAAWREMARQVAHEIKNPLTPMKLSLQYLQKAISERRPNAEELIGRISQTLITQIDVLSDIATSFSTFTNLPAMRPTRLDVVAVLRHCADLFRQNDGDEKGELYLELPPDGTYTVFADESLLVRTFNNLLLNARQAVPGGRAPRQQVSLRAEGTGKIIITITDNGAGIAEEVREKIFRPNFTTKLTGSGIGLAVAKRGIEGAGGHLWFETEVGVGTTFFIELPLAG
- a CDS encoding DUF420 domain-containing protein produces the protein MTTATEQLHPPVLEPGDYTKYKVILGTLGVVVPLLVAVLFYFKNIFRIQGADVYLHALPAVNAALNSLTAVALLTGFYFIRQKNVLAHRTAMGTAFALGGLFLISYVAYHSQVESTHFGGVGAVKAIYFLLLLTHISLAAVTVALVLFTLYFALTGQYTKHKRIARWTFPIWLYVSVTGVIVYFMIAPYYPVV
- a CDS encoding cytochrome C oxidase subunit IV family protein; this translates as MSAHAATEQSAFTGEIPKPNTAWIWKTFWILVVITAIEFAIAFSMTSPGLRTFRNSIFIVMTLLKAFFIVGEFMHLKHEVKSLIWTILIPTALLVWLVVALVTEGSYVGEVLSHMFSS
- a CDS encoding cytochrome c oxidase subunit 3 is translated as MAHSTTLQPTAASAAYVDAPRTGTWDGGNEPFKASYGKLMMWIFLLSDTFTFGAFLTAYGLIRHKHGVFTGQAKDFFFSTAHWPIPEKVFNAFPGMHGVDLPLAFVALMTMILIFSSVTMVLAVEAGHRMDKADVQKWLLWTILFGSMFLCSQAIEWTHFIGGHEEGTRMADGTIFHGANLVMNQYGPPLFGDLFFFITGFHGTHVFSGVCLLVWCFIATTNGTFEKRGHYEMIEKIGLYWHFVDLVWVFVFTFFYLV
- a CDS encoding cytochrome c oxidase subunit 3, with protein sequence MKTSEAIYADKELGLGWHPKRVLLVLLIFSIVMMFAAFTSGYIVRRDEGNWREFDLPVSLLFNSVVIALSSAAMQWAYYSAKHDEVKRTHLGLLLTMVLGIVFLFGQVHSWGDLVAGHTFFGGADANPSGSFVYVLMGVHAFHLITGLIFVAVVLKRSLNYQVHSRAMLSIGNATLYWHFLGGLWLYLYLFLLLNH
- the cyoE gene encoding heme o synthase, with product MTKARAYFQLIKFRLSFTVAFSSALGYLLGSATPSWGRALLVLLGGLLVTGAANIINQIFEKDLDKLMRRTENRPLPTGRLSPTEAWVFCVLLAVVGLGMLAYYFNPLSAALSLLSLILYGFIYTPLKTVSPVCVAVGAIPGGLPPLIGWVAATGYIGEAAWVLFGIQFMWQFPHFWAIAWVADDDYKRAGFKMLPTPGERDLRTAFQIMTYTVLLIPVSLLPLVLGISGRTSAVVALVCGVLFTLLTVRLMRTQDRKAALSIMFASFLYLPIVQIALLLDKV
- a CDS encoding COX15/CtaA family protein, which translates into the protein MKELKFVRRFRFWSVLTVISIYLLILVGGVVRATGSGMGCPDWPKCFGQWVPPTEASQLPPGYKQVYTAQRVAKNQKLARTLASMGFGQVAGEIFAHPTQYIETDFNAVKTWIEYLNRLLGALIGIFVFVTAVVALPYWRRDRPVVGLAVGAWVLTGFQGWLGSLVVSTNLLPVMVTIHMGLALLIVAMLLYAAHRARWGGAEAELDRQLELETLGGEEDEALATATGLRWLMWGALLLTFVQIILGTQVREEIDRIASAAGYGHRSTWIEALGSVFEAHRTLSAILVLANVYIGFQLWQLDTAGLRQLVAATGVLLGLELVAGITLAYFALPAFVQPIHLTLATLLFGTQFLTLLALRRLVRVGAFAGAPPLQEAN